The Ascochyta rabiei chromosome 5, complete sequence genome has a segment encoding these proteins:
- a CDS encoding ATPase-activating ribosome biosynthesis protein — protein sequence MRIETCYFCSSPVYPSKGITFVRNDAKAFRFCKSKCHKNFKMKRNPRKLAWTKSFRRAHGKEMTVDSTLAFAQRRNIPVRYNRDLVQTTLKAMSRVTEIRARRERAFYKARMRGNKQRQREEDRKLVEENQHLLPPSERFAAQALEEKDEVVDVAAVKAKVDKRRKEIEMDESELDSDLEETLPKQKSKKKLARKVGGGTEAMDVDA from the exons ATGAGAATCGAGACGTGCTACTTCTGTTCGTCGCCCGTGTACCCGTCCAAGGGCATCACATTTG TGCGCAACGATGCAAAGGCTTTCCGCTTCTGCAAGTCCAAATGCCACAAGAACTTCAAGATGAAGCGAAACCCGCGCAAGCTGGCCTGGACCAAGTCGTTCCGCCGCGCCCACGGCAAGGAAATGACGGTCGACAGCACCCTCGCCTTCGCCCAGCGCCGCAACATCCCCGTGCGCTACAACCGCGACCTCGTCCAGACCACGCTCAAGGCCATGTCGCGTGTCACCGAGATCCGCGCGAGACGTGAGCGCGCCTTCTACAAGGCCCGCATGCGCGGCAACAAGCAGCGCCAGCGCGAGGAGGACCGCAAGCTCGTCGAGGAGAACCAGCACCTGCTGCCGCCGAGCGAGCGCTTTGCTGCCCAGGCGCTCGAGGAGAAGGATGAGGTCGTCGACGTCGCGGCCGTCAAGGCAAAGGTCGACAAGAGGCGGAAGGAGATCGAGATGGACGAGAGCGAGCTCGACAGCGACCTCGAGGAGACGCTGCCCAAgcagaagagcaagaagaagctggCGCGGAAGGTCGGTGGCGGCACCGAGGCTATGGATGTCGACGCGTGA
- a CDS encoding mitochondrial import inner membrane translocase subunit TIM14 yields MSIWLWGLGLGAGAFFGRAALVAIRKNGVGGSALGRSFYKGGFEPKMTRREAALILEMPERGITKDLLRKKHRSLMLLNHPDRGGSPYLATKVNEAKEMLEKEVK; encoded by the exons ATGTCCATCTGGCTATGGGGCCTCGGGCTGGGCGCGGGAGCCTTTTTC GGTCGCGCTGCGCTCGTCGCGATACGCAAGAACGGCGTCGGCGGTTCCGCGCTCGGACGCAGCTTCTACAAGGGCGGCTTTGAGCCCAAGATGACACGGCGAGAAGCCGCCTTGATCCTCGAAATGCC CGAACGCGGCATCACAAAAGACCTCCTGCGCAAGAAGCACCGCTCGCTCATGCTGCTCAACCACCCCGATCGCGGCGGCTCTCCCTACCTGGCCACCAAGGTCAACGAGGCCAAGGAGATGCTCGAGAAGGAGGTCAAATAG